GCCGGTCCGCCCGCGACTGGCCGCCTGCAGCAGCTCCGCCAATTCGGCCTCGCTGATCAGACGGGCCTCGTTCAACCGTGCCCGATCCAGCGCCCCCACAGGCGCAATCAAGCCCGCCAGGCACAGCAATGCCAGCAGGAACGCACGCAACGCGCTGCCCATGAGGCCCCCACCCCATACGTCACGAGTCAATGCTCGCACACAACCTGAGCGAGAGCAATGACGCAACGGCACTCGCCCTGGAAGAGGCTGGCGTGCGACACCGGCCGCGGCTTAAGAGAACTCTCCTACTCGTTCAGGATCATCCCATGACCGAACCCAAGCCCGGCCCGCGCATCGCCATCACCTATTGCAGCATGTGCAACTGGCTGCTCCGCTCCGCCTGGATGGCGCAGGAGCTGTTGCAGACCTTCGGCCAGGATCTCGGCGAGGTCGTGCTGATCCCGCGCACCGGCGGCATCTTCCAGATCCACTATGACGGCGATCTGATCTGGGATCGCACCGTCGATGGCGGCTTCCCGGATGTGAAGCAGCTCAAGCAGCGCGTGCGCGACCGGCTCGATCCCGAGCGCGATCTTGGCCATCTCGACGACCACAAGAAGAAGCTCGTGCAGGGCTGATCAGAGCCCACACCTGGCATGGGCCTGAAGGCCACCCGGAGGCCTTCTCGAAACTCGCTCCGGCGAGTCGGCTGGCGGTGTTTTCGAGAACCGGAGCGCAGCGGACATTGGTCCGTGAGCACCGGAAGCGCAGAAAACGCCGTCAGACGGCCGCTGGAGTAGAGTTTCGGGGCGGCCTCAGATGCCGCCGCCGCAATCGCCGGCCAGGATCTGGTCCATCGAGCGCGAAGGCTCGGCGCAGCCGGCCTCGCCCACCACCTTCGCCGGCACGCCGGCGACGGTGGTGTTGCGCGGCACCGCCGCGAGCACGACCGAGCCGGCGGCAACCCGAGCGCACTGTCCCACTTCGATATTCCCAAGAATCTTGGCGCCGGCGCCGATTAGCACGCCCTTGCGGATCTTGGGGTGGCGGTCGCCGCCCTGCTTGCCGGTGCCG
This genomic interval from Bosea sp. 29B contains the following:
- a CDS encoding SelT/SelW/SelH family protein codes for the protein MTEPKPGPRIAITYCSMCNWLLRSAWMAQELLQTFGQDLGEVVLIPRTGGIFQIHYDGDLIWDRTVDGGFPDVKQLKQRVRDRLDPERDLGHLDDHKKKLVQG